One part of the Georgfuchsia toluolica genome encodes these proteins:
- the pgsA gene encoding CDP-diacylglycerol--glycerol-3-phosphate 3-phosphatidyltransferase: MPFNVPILLTWARIVLIPLFVGVLYLPERWLTIPEQNVLATAIFIAAAVTDWLDGWLARRLDQTTAFGAFLDPVADKLMVAAALVVLVQLGRADAIAAFIIIGREITISALREWMAKIGAAKSVAVSLVGKLKTTAQMAAIPLLLFNDTLGPLDATLVGRWLLEVAVILTLVSMAYYIRMAWPEISARSR, translated from the coding sequence ATGCCGTTTAATGTTCCGATTCTGCTTACCTGGGCGCGCATCGTCCTGATTCCGCTCTTTGTTGGCGTGCTCTATCTGCCTGAGCGCTGGCTGACCATTCCCGAACAGAACGTCCTTGCCACGGCGATTTTCATCGCCGCCGCGGTGACCGACTGGCTCGACGGCTGGCTGGCGCGCCGGCTCGACCAGACTACCGCCTTCGGCGCCTTTCTCGATCCGGTCGCCGACAAACTCATGGTGGCGGCGGCACTGGTGGTGCTGGTGCAACTGGGGCGCGCCGACGCAATCGCCGCCTTCATCATCATCGGCCGCGAGATCACCATCTCCGCGTTGCGCGAATGGATGGCCAAGATAGGCGCGGCGAAAAGTGTGGCGGTCTCCCTGGTCGGCAAATTGAAAACCACTGCGCAAATGGCCGCCATTCCGCTGCTGCTTTTCAACGATACGCTGGGACCGCTCGATGCGACGCTGGTCGGCCGCTGGCTGCTGGAAGTGGCAGTAATACTGACCCTGGTTTCGATGGCCTACTACATCCGCATGGCATGGCCGGAGATTTCCGCGCGCAGTCGTTGA
- the uvrC gene encoding excinuclease ABC subunit UvrC: MSEATSPPAPFDAKAFLAALTDAPGVYRMLDAEGKVLYVGKAKNLKRRVSSYFKKTGHSPRIALMLQQVAQVETTATRSESEALILENTLIKKLAPKYNILFRDDKSYPYIMLSGDEFPRLAFHRGGFEKKSRYFGPFPNGYAVRESIELLQKTFLLRTCENSVFAHRSRPCLMHQIKRCKAPCVGFVSAEEYAADVRKAEMFLRGRHSEVIGDLTAEMQQAADAMQFETAAALRDQIRALQAVLHRQYVSSTQEADVDIIAVHIAGDDICVNLAMVRGGLHLGDRAFFPATGAAVVEPGEALTAFMEQHYLDHPAPARIIVGIDAGDEFSPGEGKTIVALPRNEMERAWLEMAQRNVLLALQTRRQVRAKAGGRLDALREALNLAELPHRIECFDISHTMGEGTVASCVVCVDGTMKNREYRRFNIAGITPGDDYAAMRQALERRYGKVAAGEAVAPDLILIDGGKGQHGIAREVLVELGLGHLASVGVAKGEERKPGLETLFVFGRAEPLQLAQDHAGFHLIQEIRDEAHRFAIAGHRARRAKARGRSGLENIAGIGPTRRRKLLAWFGGLDGVKAATADDICRVGGISRKLAEQIVRELHG, from the coding sequence GTGAGCGAAGCAACTTCGCCCCCAGCCCCCTTTGATGCGAAGGCCTTTCTCGCCGCGCTGACCGATGCGCCGGGCGTCTATCGCATGCTCGATGCGGAGGGCAAGGTGCTCTACGTCGGCAAGGCCAAGAACCTGAAGAGGCGGGTCAGTTCCTACTTCAAGAAGACCGGCCACAGCCCGCGCATTGCGCTGATGCTGCAGCAGGTGGCACAGGTCGAGACTACGGCGACACGCTCCGAGTCCGAAGCGCTGATCCTTGAAAACACGCTGATCAAGAAGCTGGCGCCGAAGTACAACATCCTCTTCCGCGACGACAAGTCCTACCCGTACATCATGCTGTCGGGCGATGAATTCCCGCGGCTGGCGTTTCATCGCGGCGGCTTCGAGAAAAAATCGCGCTACTTCGGCCCCTTCCCCAATGGCTACGCGGTGCGCGAAAGCATCGAGCTGCTGCAAAAGACCTTCCTCCTGCGCACCTGCGAGAACAGCGTCTTCGCGCATCGTTCGCGGCCCTGCCTGATGCACCAGATCAAGCGTTGCAAGGCGCCCTGCGTCGGCTTTGTTTCGGCGGAGGAATACGCCGCCGATGTACGCAAGGCCGAGATGTTCCTGCGCGGCCGTCACAGCGAGGTGATCGGAGATCTCACGGCCGAAATGCAGCAGGCAGCGGATGCGATGCAATTTGAAACGGCCGCGGCGCTGCGCGACCAGATCCGCGCCTTGCAGGCGGTGCTGCACCGGCAGTATGTGAGTTCGACGCAGGAGGCCGATGTCGACATCATTGCCGTGCATATTGCCGGCGATGACATCTGCGTCAATCTGGCCATGGTGCGCGGCGGACTGCATCTCGGTGACCGCGCTTTCTTCCCGGCAACGGGCGCAGCCGTTGTCGAGCCCGGCGAAGCGCTCACCGCTTTCATGGAGCAGCATTACCTCGATCACCCGGCGCCGGCGCGCATCATCGTCGGCATCGATGCAGGCGACGAATTTTCTCCGGGCGAAGGCAAAACTATCGTGGCCCTGCCGCGCAACGAAATGGAACGGGCATGGCTGGAAATGGCGCAGAGGAATGTGCTGCTTGCCTTGCAGACCCGGCGTCAGGTACGCGCCAAAGCCGGCGGCCGCCTCGACGCCCTGCGCGAAGCGCTGAATCTGGCCGAGTTGCCGCATCGCATCGAGTGCTTCGACATCAGCCATACCATGGGCGAGGGTACGGTCGCTTCTTGTGTGGTCTGCGTCGATGGCACCATGAAAAACAGGGAATACCGCCGCTTCAACATCGCCGGCATCACGCCCGGCGACGACTACGCGGCCATGCGCCAGGCATTGGAGCGGCGCTATGGCAAGGTCGCGGCGGGCGAGGCGGTGGCACCCGATTTGATCCTGATCGATGGGGGCAAAGGCCAGCACGGCATTGCGCGCGAAGTGCTGGTTGAACTCGGCCTCGGCCATTTGGCCAGCGTTGGTGTTGCAAAAGGTGAAGAGCGCAAGCCGGGCCTGGAGACCTTGTTCGTTTTTGGGCGCGCTGAACCTCTACAATTGGCGCAGGATCACGCCGGCTTTCACCTGATTCAGGAAATTCGTGACGAGGCGCACCGTTTTGCGATAGCGGGGCACCGCGCGCGGCGGGCGAAGGCGCGAGGCCGGTCGGGGCTGGAAAACATCGCCGGCATCGGCCCGACGCGGCGACGAAAATTGTTGGCCTGGTTTGGAGGCTTGGATGGAGTAAAGGCGGCGACAGCAGACGATATTTGCCGCGTCGGCGGCATCAGCAGGAAACTGGCGGAACAGATTGTTCGCGAATTGCATGGGTAA
- a CDS encoding uracil-DNA glycosylase, with product MEPLLDCKDCTRLADFLTDVRNKHPDYHARPVEPFGAERARLLIVGLAPGMHGANRSGRPFTGDYAGILLYETLHQFGFASRPVSLSRNDGLLLTDCRITNAVKCLPPENKPEPAEIKNCNRYLSHELQNSSEVRVILALGLVAHKAVLMALGLKQSSLAFAHNARHDLPGERILIDSYHCSRYNTQTRRLTTEGFHDVFRSIRTELDEL from the coding sequence ATGGAACCCCTTCTTGACTGCAAAGATTGCACGCGGCTGGCCGATTTTCTCACTGACGTCCGCAACAAACACCCGGATTACCACGCGCGACCGGTGGAACCCTTCGGCGCCGAGCGGGCGCGGCTGCTGATCGTCGGCCTCGCCCCCGGCATGCACGGCGCCAATCGCAGCGGCCGTCCATTCACCGGCGATTATGCCGGTATCCTGCTTTACGAGACGCTGCACCAGTTTGGCTTTGCCAGCCGGCCGGTTTCGCTCTCTCGTAACGATGGCCTGCTGCTCACGGACTGCCGCATCACCAATGCGGTGAAGTGCCTGCCGCCGGAAAACAAACCGGAGCCGGCCGAGATCAAGAACTGCAATCGCTATCTGAGTCATGAATTGCAGAATTCGTCCGAGGTGCGCGTGATACTGGCGCTGGGCCTGGTGGCGCACAAGGCGGTGCTGATGGCGCTGGGTCTGAAACAGAGTTCGCTGGCGTTCGCCCACAATGCACGCCACGATCTTCCCGGCGAACGGATATTGATCGACAGCTACCATTGCAGCCGCTACAACACGCAGACACGGCGCCTCACGACCGAAGGTTTTCACGATGTCTTCCGCAGCATTCGAACGGAACTTGATGAGCTTTGA